The proteins below are encoded in one region of Acidobacteriota bacterium:
- a CDS encoding MiaB/RimO family radical SAM methylthiotransferase → MGRYYIATLGCKLNQFDSARAEGWLREGRHTPTDDPAQADLIVLNTCTVTMKADADGRRLARRLRRLNPQARIIATGCYAEREPRALEELGVLDEVVGLSQRERLPSLLGATETCSTASIDLFFGDRSRAFLRVQEGCDLACSYCVIPSVRGPSRSTTPETIVAAARRLARRGVREIGLTGVNTGSWGADLEPRRALSDLLETLLDALAGEAVPPRLRLNSLEPRTIDRRLLDLMATASPQIAPHLQIPLQSGSDRVLARMSRNYRRRHYRAVIEMAVERVPGICLGADVITGFPGEQPEDHRRTMAFIADLPLAYLHVFTYSPRPTTRAADLSDPVPERVAGRRTTELRTLGEEKARAFRAQALGRVLPALGLDAVADDGSRRALTANYIEVLVADAPRAELFDLRVTGLEDEGRVVRGVVA, encoded by the coding sequence ATGGGCCGCTACTACATCGCGACCCTCGGCTGCAAGCTCAACCAGTTCGACTCGGCCCGGGCCGAGGGCTGGCTGCGTGAAGGCCGGCACACGCCCACCGACGATCCAGCCCAGGCCGACCTGATCGTACTCAACACCTGCACGGTGACGATGAAGGCCGACGCCGACGGCCGGCGCCTGGCGCGCCGCCTGAGAAGGCTCAACCCCCAGGCACGGATCATCGCCACCGGCTGCTATGCCGAGCGGGAACCCCGCGCCCTCGAAGAGCTGGGGGTGCTGGACGAGGTGGTGGGCCTTTCTCAGCGCGAGCGCCTGCCCTCCCTGCTCGGTGCGACGGAAACCTGCTCGACCGCGTCCATCGATCTCTTCTTCGGCGATCGCTCGCGGGCCTTCCTCCGGGTACAGGAGGGCTGCGACCTGGCCTGCAGCTACTGCGTGATCCCCTCCGTGCGGGGACCGAGCCGCTCCACGACTCCGGAGACGATCGTGGCCGCCGCCCGCCGCCTGGCCCGCCGGGGAGTGCGGGAAATCGGCCTGACGGGAGTCAACACCGGATCCTGGGGGGCCGACCTCGAGCCCCGGCGAGCACTGAGCGACCTGCTCGAGACCTTGCTCGACGCGCTGGCGGGTGAAGCGGTGCCCCCCCGCCTGCGGCTCAATTCTCTCGAGCCCCGCACCATCGACAGGCGCCTGCTCGACCTGATGGCCACGGCCTCCCCGCAAATCGCGCCCCACCTGCAGATTCCCCTGCAGAGCGGGTCCGACCGGGTGCTGGCCCGCATGTCCCGGAACTACCGCCGGCGCCACTACCGGGCCGTGATCGAGATGGCCGTCGAGCGCGTGCCCGGGATCTGCCTGGGGGCCGACGTGATCACGGGCTTTCCCGGGGAGCAGCCCGAAGACCACCGCCGGACGATGGCCTTCATCGCCGATCTTCCCCTGGCCTACCTCCACGTCTTCACCTACTCCCCCCGCCCCACCACCCGCGCCGCCGACCTCAGCGATCCCGTTCCCGAACGGGTGGCCGGCCGGCGCACCACGGAACTGCGCACCCTGGGAGAGGAAAAAGCCCGCGCCTTCCGCGCCCAGGCGCTGGGCCGGGTCCTGCCGGCCCTGGGCCTCGACGCGGTGGCGGACGACGGCTCCAGGCGCGCCCTGACCGCCAACTACATCGAGGTGCTGGTTGCCGACGCGCCCCGGGCGGAACTCTTCGACCTTCGCGTCACCGGGCTGGAAGACGAGGGGCGCGTGGTCCGTGGAGTGGTGGCATGA
- the purD gene encoding phosphoribosylamine--glycine ligase codes for MKVLVLGGGGREHALAWKIRQSRGVEELFCSPGNAGIAEIADCPPLASSDPEAVADFVARQGIDLTVVGPELPLMQGIADKIMAHGRAVFGPTAGAARLEGSKVFAKQFMTRHRIPTAPYEIFDRSEEALAYIDKADRPLVIKADGLAAGKGVFIAETRDQAREAIQRLMIHKAFGGAGRTVVIEECLRGREASFFAISDGQRVIPLVTCQDYKRAYDHGRGPNTGGMGSYSPALHLDRELTAYALEKIVGPTIRGIAAEGHPYRGVLYVGLMLTDDGPRVLEYNCRFGDPETQVILPRLKSDLVPLLSAAAYGDLSTVRVEWRREAAVCVIMASQGYPGHYQKGKKILDIERFTGRQDIVIFHAGTRTGPGGEIRTSGGRVLGVTGIGPTLAAARAKAYEGAAGVTFSGAHYRRDIAAGIDG; via the coding sequence ATGAAGGTCCTGGTTCTAGGTGGCGGTGGCCGCGAACACGCCCTGGCCTGGAAGATCCGCCAGTCCCGGGGGGTGGAGGAGCTTTTCTGCAGCCCCGGCAACGCCGGCATCGCCGAAATCGCCGACTGCCCGCCCCTGGCCTCCTCGGACCCCGAAGCCGTGGCGGACTTCGTGGCCCGCCAGGGCATCGACCTGACGGTCGTCGGCCCCGAACTGCCGCTGATGCAGGGCATCGCCGACAAGATCATGGCCCATGGCCGGGCGGTTTTCGGGCCCACCGCGGGCGCCGCCCGCCTCGAGGGCAGCAAGGTCTTCGCCAAGCAGTTCATGACCCGCCACCGGATTCCCACCGCGCCTTACGAAATCTTCGATCGCTCCGAGGAGGCCCTGGCCTACATCGACAAGGCCGATCGTCCCCTGGTGATCAAGGCCGACGGCCTGGCGGCGGGCAAGGGCGTGTTCATCGCCGAGACCCGGGATCAGGCGCGGGAGGCCATCCAGCGTCTGATGATCCACAAGGCCTTCGGCGGCGCCGGCCGCACGGTGGTGATCGAAGAGTGCCTGCGGGGTCGCGAAGCGTCCTTCTTCGCCATCAGCGATGGACAGCGCGTGATCCCCCTGGTGACTTGCCAGGACTACAAACGTGCCTACGACCACGGCCGGGGGCCGAACACGGGAGGCATGGGCTCGTACTCCCCGGCGCTGCACCTGGACCGGGAGCTGACGGCCTACGCCCTCGAGAAGATCGTCGGACCGACGATCCGGGGCATCGCCGCCGAGGGGCATCCCTACCGCGGCGTGCTCTACGTGGGCTTGATGCTCACCGACGACGGGCCCCGTGTGCTGGAATACAACTGCCGCTTCGGGGATCCCGAGACCCAGGTGATCCTGCCCCGGCTGAAATCCGACCTGGTGCCCCTGCTCTCGGCCGCCGCCTACGGCGACCTGTCCACCGTGCGGGTCGAATGGCGCCGGGAGGCGGCGGTGTGCGTGATCATGGCCTCCCAGGGCTATCCCGGACACTACCAGAAGGGCAAGAAGATCCTGGACATCGAACGCTTCACCGGCCGGCAGGACATCGTAATCTTTCACGCCGGCACCCGTACCGGCCCGGGAGGGGAAATCCGCACCTCCGGCGGCCGCGTCCTGGGAGTCACGGGCATCGGCCCGACCCTCGCCGCCGCCCGGGCCAAGGCCTACGAGGGCGCCGCCGGCGTCACCTTCTCCGGCGCTCACTACCGCCGGGACATCGCTGCCGGGATCGACGGCTGA
- the purE gene encoding 5-(carboxyamino)imidazole ribonucleotide mutase: MSDSPRVMILMGSASDLDVMRRAARELAGFGVPFDLEITSAHRTPERTVEIIRRAEAKGVEVFIVGAGMAAHLAGVVAAHTSRPVLGVPLAGPLLDGLDALLSTVQMPRGVPVATLAVGGSGATNAALLAVQILALSDPRLAERLAERRRSMAEEVEQASRRARESLDADAQG, translated from the coding sequence ATGAGCGACTCTCCCCGCGTGATGATCTTGATGGGTTCCGCCTCCGACCTCGACGTGATGCGCCGCGCCGCCAGGGAACTGGCCGGGTTCGGCGTGCCTTTCGACCTGGAGATCACCTCCGCCCACCGCACTCCCGAACGCACCGTGGAGATCATCCGCCGCGCCGAAGCCAAGGGCGTGGAGGTCTTCATCGTCGGCGCCGGCATGGCCGCCCACCTGGCGGGAGTGGTGGCGGCCCATACTTCGCGCCCCGTGCTGGGCGTGCCCCTGGCCGGCCCCCTGCTCGATGGCCTCGACGCCCTGCTGAGCACGGTGCAGATGCCCCGCGGCGTGCCGGTGGCCACCCTTGCCGTGGGCGGCTCGGGAGCGACCAACGCCGCGTTGCTGGCGGTGCAGATCCTCGCCCTCTCCGACCCGCGCCTGGCCGAACGGCTGGCCGAGCGCCGGCGGTCGATGGCCGAAGAGGTCGAGCAGGCCTCCCGCCGGGCCAGGGAGAGCCTGGACGCCGACGCGCAGGGCTAG